A single Vulcanisaeta distributa DSM 14429 DNA region contains:
- a CDS encoding methylated-DNA--[protein]-cysteine S-methyltransferase, with amino-acid sequence MRCITLLLKDVGALEVCIYGDKIREVKVRVGVDGIRESTVGHVSEVLLKYIMGLVEPREIIKYLELSPGLLGLAQVAMLSIPRGRVATYAQLAKLLNTSPRAVGKLASANRLPVIVPCHRVIKSDGSLGGYSAGDVNVKFKLLEMEGVKVVNGKVPRQYIVDDATLTKNFRELLNYASSNMLI; translated from the coding sequence ATGCGTTGCATAACATTGCTTCTTAAGGATGTTGGCGCCCTGGAGGTGTGTATTTATGGTGATAAGATTCGGGAGGTTAAGGTTAGGGTTGGGGTTGATGGAATTCGGGAAAGCACCGTAGGCCATGTTAGCGAGGTATTACTCAAGTACATAATGGGGTTGGTGGAGCCACGGGAGATAATTAAGTACTTAGAACTGAGCCCAGGCCTCCTTGGATTGGCTCAGGTGGCCATGCTCTCAATACCAAGGGGTAGAGTCGCCACCTACGCCCAATTAGCCAAGTTACTGAATACCAGCCCCAGGGCCGTTGGTAAACTAGCCAGCGCCAATAGGCTTCCCGTGATCGTCCCATGCCATAGAGTTATTAAGAGCGATGGTTCATTGGGCGGCTACTCGGCAGGTGATGTTAATGTTAAATTCAAGTTATTGGAGATGGAGGGCGTTAAGGTAGTTAATGGTAAGGTGCCTAGGCAATACATAGTTGATGATGCGACACTAACAAAGAACTTCAGGGAACTCCTTAATTACGCATCAAGTAATATGCTCATTTAA
- a CDS encoding MoaD/ThiS family protein, whose protein sequence is MVVKVKLVGVLRALSLGKEYIELNGVTTVREVINGLRSVNEKLFKRVFDSSRGELAPDIYVAVNDVDIRLLKGLDTPVRDGDEVLILAYIHGG, encoded by the coding sequence GTGGTTGTTAAGGTTAAGTTGGTTGGTGTTTTGAGGGCATTATCCCTAGGTAAGGAATACATAGAGCTTAATGGCGTTACTACGGTGAGGGAGGTCATTAATGGGCTTAGGTCAGTAAATGAGAAGTTATTTAAGAGGGTTTTTGACTCATCGAGAGGTGAGTTGGCGCCTGATATCTATGTAGCCGTTAATGATGTTGACATAAGATTGCTCAAGGGGCTCGATACACCAGTTAGGGACGGCGATGAAGTTTTAATATTGGCCTACATCCACGGTGGTTAG
- a CDS encoding nicotinate phosphoribosyltransferase → MDRLFYTARDEEIINGEATDIYFMRIVEVLKAAGLDKVKVRAEFHVVNLPRNYKWAVFAGLKEVVNIAVTKELPITIYAMPEGTLFKANEPIMVVEGNYVDFAVYETTFLGILRHYSSVASKAARIKKLAGNKSCIFFGARVVHPAIQPMVDRASYIGGCDGVAGVIGARLIGIRPSGTMPHALMIVFRHASGDHTLAWAWFDKVMPSDVPRIVLVDTFFDEREESMMAAKLLGDRLYGVRLDTPSSRRGNMEAIAREVRWTLDLAGYRNVKILISGGVDEDDVVRLRDVADMFGVGTSIAFPPSVDISMDIVEAYDEKSGRWVPITKRGKLPGFKQVYRCRGTLDDQVVPWGVEPAPCPDGSKPVPLLRKFVDNGRAVESIPSDQEIRNYVLEQLKYAEI, encoded by the coding sequence ATGGATAGGTTATTCTATACCGCGAGGGATGAGGAGATAATTAATGGTGAGGCCACGGACATTTACTTCATGAGGATCGTTGAGGTTCTTAAGGCGGCGGGCCTTGATAAGGTTAAGGTTAGGGCTGAGTTTCACGTGGTTAACCTACCGAGGAATTACAAGTGGGCTGTGTTTGCCGGTTTAAAGGAGGTCGTCAATATCGCAGTGACTAAGGAGTTGCCAATAACCATATACGCAATGCCTGAGGGCACGTTGTTCAAGGCTAATGAGCCTATAATGGTTGTTGAGGGTAATTACGTGGACTTCGCCGTCTATGAAACAACATTCCTGGGGATACTTAGGCATTATAGTTCAGTGGCCAGTAAGGCTGCTAGGATTAAGAAGTTGGCTGGTAATAAGTCATGCATATTCTTCGGCGCCAGGGTTGTGCACCCAGCAATACAGCCAATGGTTGATAGGGCATCCTACATAGGTGGTTGTGACGGTGTCGCAGGTGTGATAGGGGCTAGGTTAATAGGCATTAGGCCAAGTGGTACAATGCCCCATGCATTAATGATCGTGTTTAGGCACGCGAGTGGTGACCACACGCTCGCCTGGGCCTGGTTTGATAAGGTAATGCCCAGTGACGTGCCGAGGATTGTGCTCGTGGATACGTTCTTTGATGAGCGCGAGGAATCTATGATGGCCGCCAAATTACTTGGGGATAGGCTATACGGCGTTAGGTTAGATACACCAAGCAGTAGGCGTGGCAATATGGAGGCCATTGCCCGTGAGGTTAGGTGGACCCTGGACCTGGCCGGTTATAGGAATGTGAAGATTCTCATTAGTGGTGGTGTTGATGAGGATGATGTGGTTAGGCTCAGGGATGTTGCCGACATGTTTGGCGTTGGTACATCGATAGCCTTCCCACCTAGTGTTGACATCAGTATGGACATTGTGGAGGCTTATGACGAGAAGAGTGGGCGTTGGGTGCCGATAACGAAGCGCGGCAAGCTACCTGGCTTTAAGCAGGTCTATAGGTGCAGGGGTACTTTAGATGACCAGGTGGTTCCGTGGGGCGTGGAACCGGCGCCATGCCCAGACGGCTCTAAGCCCGTGCCTTTACTCAGGAAGTTTGTTGATAATGGGAGAGCCGTCGAGTCAATACCCAGCGATCAGGAGATTAGGAATTACGTACTTGAGCAGTTAAAGTATGCCGAGATCTAG